In Vigna unguiculata cultivar IT97K-499-35 chromosome 3, ASM411807v1, whole genome shotgun sequence, a single genomic region encodes these proteins:
- the LOC114177587 gene encoding WUSCHEL-related homeobox 1 translates to MWMVGYNDAADFTMPDYALNGRKLRPLMPRPVTSPNNTPNANNNNPPCFTRIHHANDFFSQYHNLASVADQGKREFNPPPVVVSSRWNPTPEQLRALEELYRRGTRTPSAEQIQQITAQLRRFGKIEGKNVFYWFQNHKARERQKRRRQMESAAEGHHARDYDGTLEKKDLGASRTVFEVEQTKNWAPSTNCSTLAKESVSIQRAAKAAVAADCRTDGWLQFDEGELQHTRNLMERNATWHMMQLPCPSPPTVSPHFINAPPTISTATMATTPSVTPRVMDPKLIKTHDLSFFLSPNTENGVIHLSSINTYTPDDISVESQTLQLFPVRNEDDEGSDNINHQKETEVSISAMNAPSQFFEFLPLKN, encoded by the exons ATGTGGATGGTTGGTTACAACGACGCTGCTGACTTCACCATGCCTGATTATGCACTCAATGGAAGAAAACTCAGGCCTCTCATGCCACGCCCCGTCACTTCTCCCAACAACACCCCAAACGCCAACAACAACAACCCTCCATGCTTCACCCGCATTCATCATGCCAACGATTTCTTCTCACAATATCACAATCtcg cATCAGTGGCAGATCAGGGTAAGAGAGAGTTCAACCCTCCACCGGTAGTGGTGAGTTCGAGGTGGAATCCGACCCCGGAGCAGCTAAGGGCATTGGAGGAATTGTACAGAAGAGGGACGAGAACACCGTCTGCGGAGCAAATCCAACAAATCACGGCGCAGCTTCGGAGGTTTGGAAAAATTGAAGGGAAGAATGTTTTCTATTGGTTTCAGAATCATAAGGCGAGGGAAAGACAGAAACGCCGCCGTCAAATGGAGTCGGCGGCTGAGGGTCATCACGCCCGTGACTATGATGGTACTCTTGAAAAGAAAGACTTAG GCGCAAGTAGGACAGTGTTTGAAGTTGAACAGACCAAGAACTGGGCACCCTCTACAAACTGCAGTACGCTTGCAAAG GAATCTGTTTCAATACAAAGAGCAGCAAAAGCAGCGGTTGCAGCAGATTGTAGAACAGATGGATGGCTCCAATTCGATGAAGGAGAGTTACAGCACACAAGAAACTTAATGGAgaggaatgccacgtggcacatgATGCAGTTACCTTGTCCTTCCCCTCCCACAGTTTCACCCCACTTCATAAACGCTCCTCCTACCATCTCTACTGCTACCATGGCCACCACACCCTCAGTAACACCAAGAGTAATGGACCCAAAGCTCATTAAGACTCATGATCTCAGCTTCTTTCTCTCACCTAACACAGAAAACGGTGTTATCCACTTAAGCAGTATCAACACCTACACCCCAGATGATATTTCTGTGGAGTCTCAAACCCTTCAACTTTTCCCCGTCAGGAatgaggatgatgaaggcagtGATAACATTAACCACCAAAAAGAGACAGAGGTATCGATCTCAGCAATGAATGCCCCAAGCCAGTTTTTTGAGTTCCTTCCATTGAAGAACTGA
- the LOC114176456 gene encoding thaumatin-like protein codes for MASMFLTLTAIFFLVSTLSPLSVSAVSFVLYNKCPHPVWPGIQPSAGKPILARGGFKLAPNRAYTLQLPALWSGRFWGRHGCAFDASGRGRCATGDCGGSLYCNGIGGTPPATLAEFTLGNEQDFYDVSLVDGYNLPISITPFKGSGKCSYAGCVSDLNNMCPVGLQVRSRDNKRVVACKSACSAFNSPKYCCTGSYGSPQACKPTVYSKIFKAACPKAYSYAYDDPTSIATCTKANYLLTFCPHRH; via the coding sequence ATGGCCTCGATGTTTCTCACTCTCACTGCAATTTTCTTTCTAGTTTCTACCCTCTCACCGCTCAGCGTTTCAGCGGTGTCATTTGTACTCTACAACAAGTGTCCACACCCAGTGTGGCCCGGGATCCAGCCCAGTGCTGGAAAGCCCATTCTAGCCCGCGGAGGCTTCAAGCTCGCCCCTAACCGGGCCTACACCCTCCAACTCCCGGCCCTCTGGTCCGGCCGCTTCTGGGGCCGTCACGGCTGCGCCTTCGACGCCTCCGGACGAGGGCGCTGCGCCACGGGCGACTGCGGCGGCTCCCTCTACTGCAATGGCATCGGCGGAACCCCGCCGGCCACCCTGGCGGAGTTCACCCTGGGCAACGAGCAGGACTTCTACGACGTGAGCCTGGTCGACGGGTACAACCTCCCCATCTCCATCACCCCCTTCAAGGGATCCGGAAAATGCAGCTACGCGGGCTGCGTCAGCGACCTCAACAACATGTGCCCCGTGGGCCTGCAGGTGCGTTCACGCGACAACAAGCGCGTGGTGGCCTGCAAGAGCGCCTGCTCCGCCTTCAACTCCCCCAAGTACTGCTGCACGGGCTCCTACGGAAGCCCGCAGGCCTGCAAGCCCACCGTTTATTCGAAGATCTTCAAAGCCGCATGCCCCAAAGCCTACTCCTACGCCTATGACGACCCCACCAGCATCGCCACTTGCACCAAAGCTAACTATTTGCTCACTTTCTGCCCCCATCGCCACTGA